In Xiphophorus hellerii strain 12219 chromosome 13, Xiphophorus_hellerii-4.1, whole genome shotgun sequence, the following proteins share a genomic window:
- the ssr2 gene encoding translocon-associated protein subunit beta encodes MIMMLRVCVLLVVLALTAGEEGARLLASKSLLNRYAVEGRDLTLQYNIYNVGSSAALEVELSDDSFPPEDFGIVSGMLNVKWDRIAPASNVSHTVVLRPLKAGYFNFTSASVSYVAQEGGQVVVGYTSAPGQGGILAQREFDRRFSPHYLDWAAFGVMTLPSIGIPLLLWYSSKRKYDSPKAKKN; translated from the exons ATGATCATGatgctgcgtgtgtgtgtgctgctggtGGTTCTCGCGCTGACTGCCGGAGAGGAGGGCGCACGGCTTCTGGCCTCCAAATCTCTGTTAAACCGCTACGCTGTGGAGGGCCGAGACCTCACCCTGCAGTACAACATCTACAATGTGGGCTCCAG TGCTGCCCTGGAGGTGGAACTTTCTGATGATTCCTTTCCTCCTGAAGACTTTGGAATTGTGTCGGGAATGTTGAATGTAAAATGGGACAGGATTGCACC AGCTAGCAACGTGTCTCATACGGTGGTGTTACGCCCCCTAAAGGCAGGGTACTTTAACTTCACCTCAGCTTCTGTCAGCTACGTAGCCCAGGAAGGAGGACAGGTTGTG gtGGGTTACACCAGTGCCCCTGGCCAGGGGGGCATCTTGGCCCAGAGGGAGTTTGACCGGCGTTTCTCTCCTCACTAT CTGGACTGGGCTGCCTTTGGTGTGATGACTCTGCCTTCTATCGGAATCCCTCTGCTCCTCTGGTACTCCAGTAAAAGGAAATATGACTCGCCAAAAGCCAAGAAGAACTGA